The genomic window CCAAAGATTAATGCACTAAGAGTTCCTTTTATGTCGCTCCGTACAGTTCCAAATCAGCAAGGTACATGGTATAAACTTGCTCATAAAGTAATGAAGCGACCAATTCTTTATTTTGCAGGTTCTGTTTTCTTTCTTCTTTTACTTGCTTGGCCTGCACTTGAACTCGAAGTTTCAACGCCGGATTCACGCATGCTGCCAGAAGATACGCAAGTTCGTAGTGGTATAAGTGATTTGGAAGATGGATTTGGTGTTGGTTATTCCGCCCCTATTCAAGTCGTTGTATCGACAGAAGAGGGAGAATTAACTGATGAAGCATCACTTACGAATCTTCAATCATTACAGGAAGAGTTAGAAGGTATAGCGAATGTTGAAGAAGTCAATTCACTCTTCTCATTCTTCCCAGATATGACCATGGATTCTATTAGCGACATTCTAACAGATAACCAAGATCTTCTTTCCGCAGGTGAATGGATGATGCTAAATCGAAATCTTGGAGAAGAGAAGAATGTAGTCATCTTTGATGTCATCTCAAATGATTACTCTTCTAGTGAAGCGAACCGAGGGATTGTAAAAGAAATTCGTTCGAATCATTCTTCTAAGGACGGATGGACCGTTCTCGTAGGTGGAGAGACGGCAGAAGGACTGGACACTAGTCAATCGTTAAATGATAGCTTGCTAGGGGTTTTAGCCTTTACTTTAGCGCTTCTATTTATTGTACTGGTCATCACGTTTAAAAGCGTACTATTACCGCTTAAAGCGATTATCATGAATATTCTCTCCCTAGGTGCTACGTATGGTGTACTTGTCGCAGTGTTCCAATGGGGATGGGGATCGGAAATATTCGGTTTCGGTGAGTTTGGTTTTATCCAAAGTTTTATTCCGATTTTGTTACTAGGCCTCTTATTCAGTTTAAGTACGGATTATGAAGTGTTCTTGTTGAGTCGTGTACAAGAAGAATATATGAAAGGTGTATCGAATGAGGAAAGCGTGGCGCTAGGGTTAGAAAAGACAGCGCCTATGATATCTGGAGCTGCGTTAATTATGGTAGCTGTTTTTGGATCATTTGCGTTTGCTGGCGTACTCCCTATGCAGCAACTAGGGTTTGGGATGGCTCTTGCCATTGCCCTTGATGCAACGGTCGTGCGGCTGTTTTTAGTCCCAGCGACAATGAAGCTTTTAGGTGATTGGAACTGGTGGTTGCCGTTTAAGCGCTCCTCACGGAAAACAAACCTAGAGAAACAACGCTCGATTAGTTAGCATTTCGTTTTTTTAGAGAAAGAGATCGATTATAATGAAAAAGCAGACAGAGGAAGGAGAGAAATGATGTCAATACGAGTAAAGTTGATTCTTTCATATGTATTAATGACCATTATTCCCATTGGCCTTTTCATTCTCTTTCTTCATCTTCTTTTTCATCTATTTTTAAATAATATAGAAGAAATGAAAGAATTTTATCAGGTAGATGACCGGGCGGTTGAAGCATTTTTTTATGAAGAATTAGCCGCCATTACGGAGTTGAAACAAGTCGCTCTTTCGAGCCCAGATGAGCTATTAGATGAGTCGATCGTTTCACGATATGAGAATCTGTTAGGACATCGGCAAATCGCTATTTTCGTTCGAAAAGGGGATACGCTCACAAATGGACAGCAAACAGATACATCTACTTTTTACTCTTATTTACCGGCGCACCAGTTAAGCGAGTCTGATCCATATGTGAATCATCAAGGTCAAATAGGTGAAGACGGTCAGTATTGGCTCTATACAGGAACCGATTTTCGTTTCACTGATGGCGACGATGGATCACTCTTCTTTACATTGGATGTTGAACCTGTAAGTGACTTTCTAACCAACATCATTCCGCTCGTTATTACTGGATTTATTGTTGCCTTTATTTTGACAAATGGTGTGATTACGTATGTCATATCAAAGCATCTTATACAGCCATTAAAAAAGTTGCACCGTGTTGCAGGAGAGATTGCTAGTGGGAATTTAAATGAACAAACTGGTATTGTGCGAAATGATGAAATTGGCGATTTGGCTGGTGCTTTTGAGGAAATGAGACTTCAATTAAAGCAATCAATGGCGCTTCAAGAAAAATATGACGAAAACCGCAAAGAATTAATTAATAATATCTCGCATGATTTGAAGACACCGATTACCTCAATTAAGGGGCATATTCAGGGAATCATTGATGGTGTTGCAAGGGATCAGAATAAATTGGATAAATATATTCAAATTATCCACACAAAAGCCTCAGAAATGGATCAATTAATTGATGAACTTTTGCTCTTTTCAAAACTGGATTTAAATAGTATTCCATTTCATTTTGAGTGTGTAAACCTTCGCCCTTATCTAAGAGATATTATCGAAGCATTTCAATTGGAATACGATGAGGTTGAAATTGAATCAAATGTAAGTATTCATCCAGACACCCTTGTTTTAGCTGACCGAGCTCAACTTTATAAAGTGTTTGCTAATCTTTTAGCTAATAGCGTTAAATTTATGAATCAAGATGAAAAAAGAATACACGTACATGCAAGTGAAAGAGGGCAAGTTGTATGTATCTCTATTACAGATAATGGTCAAGGCATTGAAGAAAAGGCTTTACCTTACGTGTTTGATCGATTTTTTAGGGCCGAGGCTTCTCGAGGAACAAATCAAGGAGGAAGTGGCATTGGGTTAGCCATTGTCAAGCAAATCGTTGAAGCTCATGAAGGAATGGTGGATATTACAAGTAAGGTTAACGAAGGTACTACCATTCAGTTCACTTTGCCAATAGTCGATGAAAACAAGAGAGGTGAAAAAGATGAAAAGGATTTTAATTGTTGAAGACGAGAAAACGATATCAGAGTTGCAGAAAGACTATCTCGAAATTAATGGTTTTGAAGCAGAAATTAAGCATAATGGTCATGAAGGTCTTGAACGAGCACTTACAAGTGACTTTGATTTAATAGTACTAGATGTCATGCTCCCGGGTTTAGATGGGTTTGCTGTCTGTAAAAAAATTCGAGAAGTAAAAGAAGTGCCTATTCTGATGGTAACGGCTCGCGTCGAAGAGATCGATTTAATCCGAGGATTGGGCTTGGGTGCTGATGATTACATTTTTAAACCTTTTAATCCAAATCAACTAGTGGCAAGAGTAAAAGCCCATCTAGCACGCTATGAGCGTCTTGTGTCTTTACATGAACAACCAACAGAATTGACAACGATTGGGCGTTTATGTGTTGATCACACGGCTAGGAGCATTCAAGTAGATGGAGTAGAGATTCAACTCAGAGCAAGGGAATTTGAGTTGCTCGCGTTCCTTGCTCTTCATCCAGGACAGGTCTTTACGAAAGAACATTTATACGAACGAATTTGGGGGATGGATCCTGCTAGTGATCATACAACAGTAACCGTACATATTAAAAAAATTCGTGACAAATTGTCAGTAAACGGAATCGAATTTGATAGCATCGAAACGGTATGGGGTGTGGGTTATCGCTATAAGAAGTGATGATGTCAATAAGTGTGTAGGGTTCATTGGAGACTGAATAGATATCAGTCTTTTTTTATCTTTAAATCACGTTTTACATAAATGAGCAGGTTAGCATCAATTCAATGAAGGGATGTAAGTGCTCTCTGTTCTGAATACACCCCTCCTATTATGTTAATTTCACTCAAATGCCGCATGCCAATGGTGAGGTTGAAGTTCTTTCAATGTTTTAAAAATCAAGGCTTGTTCTTGATTGGATACGGCGGCTTTTACCCCATATCCCCAATAAAATAGTCGTTCTTGACATACTCCACAAGGAGATAAAATTGTAAGGGGAGAGTGCTCATCTTCTCGCATAAGACAAAGAGAATGGGTCACAGGACGGTTTAATTTATGAGCTTCTAATATAGCGCCAGTTTCCATACATAGTTCTGTTGAAGCAACGACTACTTCTGGTGCGATGCTTGTTAAAATCCTTCCATTATCTAATGCAAGAGCGGCGGCTCCTCCCCAGCCAGTAGGATAACGGTCATAAATAAGGGTTGCTGCTGCATCAAAAAGTTGTTTTTCAAGTGTCATGTTTGCCTGCTTCCTTAACCCTTTTAAATAAGGTTAAATGTCATTTTCTCAATCATACCATTTTTTGATCAATTGCCTGAAAGGTTGAAAGGTGTAGATTACCGATAAGAAAAAGGGAATAGTCTACTCTCTCTTGTATACCGTAGGGGGGTATGTTATGATTGGTGTGTGAAGAAACATGACTATTTTACGGATAAGCTGTTTAACATGATCAGAACGGATCATTGACATTCTAGTGAAGAAGGAGGCGGAACGATTGTGGAAAAAGAAGTCTATATACCAATAGAGGGTATGACGTGTGCGGCGTGTGCTAACCGGATTGAAAAAGGATTAACCCGACTGGATGGCGTTGATAAGGCAAATGTTAACTTTGCGACAGAAAAAGCAAAGATACGCTACCACTCAGAGAAAATAACCCCAAAGGCATTTGAAGAAAAAATTCAACACCTAGGGTACAACGTTAATAAGGAAAAAGTTGTTTTTGCTATTACTGGTATGACGTGTGCAGCGTGTGCAAACCGAATTGAAAAAAAGCTAACACGAATAGACGGTGTTTCAAGTGCGAGCGTTAATTTTGCCGTTGAGAACGTCACTGTTGAATACAATTCAAGTGAAGTGACTCCAGTTGATTTAAAAGAAGCAGTAAAAAAGATTGGCTATACGTTAAACGAACAAGACTCAAATGAAGAAACAGCTGACTATCGGGATAAAGAAATTCGAAATCAAACAGGGAAATTTATCTTTGCGGCGATTTTATCGTTGCCACTGTTATGGACAATGGTGACGCATTTTGAATTTACATCCTTTCTCTATATGCCTGACATGTTTATGAATCCATGGGTGCAGCTTGCTCTTGCTACGCCTGTCCAATTTATTGCTGGAGCGCAATTTTATAAAGGAGCCTATAAAGCGCTCAGAAGTAAGAGCGCCAATATGGATGTCTTAATTGCGCTTGGAACGACCGTCGCTTTCTTCTATAGTCTTTTCTTAGGCTATGAATGGCAT from Shouchella hunanensis includes these protein-coding regions:
- a CDS encoding response regulator transcription factor, with the protein product MKRILIVEDEKTISELQKDYLEINGFEAEIKHNGHEGLERALTSDFDLIVLDVMLPGLDGFAVCKKIREVKEVPILMVTARVEEIDLIRGLGLGADDYIFKPFNPNQLVARVKAHLARYERLVSLHEQPTELTTIGRLCVDHTARSIQVDGVEIQLRAREFELLAFLALHPGQVFTKEHLYERIWGMDPASDHTTVTVHIKKIRDKLSVNGIEFDSIETVWGVGYRYKK
- a CDS encoding sensor histidine kinase, translated to MSIRVKLILSYVLMTIIPIGLFILFLHLLFHLFLNNIEEMKEFYQVDDRAVEAFFYEELAAITELKQVALSSPDELLDESIVSRYENLLGHRQIAIFVRKGDTLTNGQQTDTSTFYSYLPAHQLSESDPYVNHQGQIGEDGQYWLYTGTDFRFTDGDDGSLFFTLDVEPVSDFLTNIIPLVITGFIVAFILTNGVITYVISKHLIQPLKKLHRVAGEIASGNLNEQTGIVRNDEIGDLAGAFEEMRLQLKQSMALQEKYDENRKELINNISHDLKTPITSIKGHIQGIIDGVARDQNKLDKYIQIIHTKASEMDQLIDELLLFSKLDLNSIPFHFECVNLRPYLRDIIEAFQLEYDEVEIESNVSIHPDTLVLADRAQLYKVFANLLANSVKFMNQDEKRIHVHASERGQVVCISITDNGQGIEEKALPYVFDRFFRAEASRGTNQGGSGIGLAIVKQIVEAHEGMVDITSKVNEGTTIQFTLPIVDENKRGEKDEKDFNC
- a CDS encoding MMPL family transporter, encoding MERGLKRIGKWMATYRWGVVGVWIVLIVFGGYYATQVGGYLTGGGWGVPGSGSNQAYELVSEEFESRNATSLTFVMSHDTYEVGSTEFTEALEQASASLSDEDEIESVYTWVNAEERIKDQFVSDQRHTSIGFVEMNVDEGFAQKVLPDIQERLTEAIDQDGFQATVLGAPAFWGEMNQLSQEGLEKAHLYALPIIIIVLLFVFRSVVSSLTPLLLSGFSIIASLGVLYFFAQGIELSIFVLDAALMLGIGVGIDFALIFVKRYREQLEKTSGNHLDAVAETMGTAGHAILFSALTIIGSMSAILFVDIAAVRSIALGVIVVVFFLMLTSLSLLPAFLAIVGPKINALRVPFMSLRTVPNQQGTWYKLAHKVMKRPILYFAGSVFFLLLLAWPALELEVSTPDSRMLPEDTQVRSGISDLEDGFGVGYSAPIQVVVSTEEGELTDEASLTNLQSLQEELEGIANVEEVNSLFSFFPDMTMDSISDILTDNQDLLSAGEWMMLNRNLGEEKNVVIFDVISNDYSSSEANRGIVKEIRSNHSSKDGWTVLVGGETAEGLDTSQSLNDSLLGVLAFTLALLFIVLVITFKSVLLPLKAIIMNILSLGATYGVLVAVFQWGWGSEIFGFGEFGFIQSFIPILLLGLLFSLSTDYEVFLLSRVQEEYMKGVSNEESVALGLEKTAPMISGAALIMVAVFGSFAFAGVLPMQQLGFGMALAIALDATVVRLFLVPATMKLLGDWNWWLPFKRSSRKTNLEKQRSIS
- a CDS encoding cytidine deaminase, with the translated sequence MTLEKQLFDAAATLIYDRYPTGWGGAAALALDNGRILTSIAPEVVVASTELCMETGAILEAHKLNRPVTHSLCLMREDEHSPLTILSPCGVCQERLFYWGYGVKAAVSNQEQALIFKTLKELQPHHWHAAFE